AAAAAATCAAATTCCCCTCTGTTGACTAATATTTACCTATTTTATCTTTTTGAAATACCGGTATTCTTAAATCGTTTTAATATTATTCAGCTTGCACAACCAACTTAAATGACCCGTATGACAAGATTCATGACGAATGGCATGGTGTATCATCATTCTTTTAGAGTTATCTCCACCAAAATTTACATCAATTAAATTTTTTTCATTTAAATCTTGTTCTGAAAGTGTTTGCAAATGTTCTATAGAATTTTGATGAATTTCCTTTAATACTGACAAAGCTTCTTTTATATCAGGATTATTGTCCTTTCCTTGTTTCATTTCTTTTCCAAGAGCATAATTATCCAACCAT
This Chitinophagaceae bacterium DNA region includes the following protein-coding sequences:
- a CDS encoding DinB family protein, which translates into the protein MKEVYKSEAIILSEVMDNCRNLTKWYLSHLKGVDSNKVFTFENGTQFNSINWIVCHLGWAENYLILKSTGGKPLDIKWLDNYALGKEMKQGKDNNPDIKEALSVLKEIHQNSIEHLQTLSEQDLNEKNLIDVNFGGDNSKRMMIHHAIRHESCHTGHLSWLCKLNNIKTI